From a single Clostridium isatidis genomic region:
- the fabG gene encoding 3-oxoacyl-[acyl-carrier-protein] reductase has product MVENKNAIITGGTRGIGREIARTLAQNGANIAINYRNYTEEVEKLVEELKSLGAKVLASKCDVSNSEEVNNFVKEVKEAFGTIDILVNNAGITKDGLLIRMSEKDFNDVIDINLKGTFNTTKAVSSVMIKQRYGKIINIASVVGIAGNAGQCNYAASKAGIIGFSKSAARELALRNINVNCIAPGYIDTDMTKVLPDKIKEEVLKSIPMKKMGEPKDVANLALFLASNLSDYITGQVINVDGGMVML; this is encoded by the coding sequence ATGGTTGAAAATAAAAATGCCATAATTACAGGTGGAACTAGAGGAATAGGAAGAGAAATTGCAAGAACATTAGCGCAAAACGGTGCTAATATTGCAATAAATTATAGAAATTATACTGAAGAAGTTGAAAAATTAGTTGAAGAATTAAAAAGCCTTGGAGCAAAAGTTCTTGCATCAAAATGTGATGTAAGCAATTCAGAAGAAGTTAATAACTTTGTTAAGGAAGTAAAAGAAGCTTTTGGTACTATAGATATTTTAGTAAACAATGCTGGTATAACTAAAGATGGACTTCTTATTCGTATGAGTGAAAAAGACTTTAATGATGTTATTGACATAAATTTAAAGGGAACATTTAATACGACTAAGGCTGTTTCATCGGTAATGATAAAACAAAGATATGGAAAAATAATAAATATTGCTTCTGTAGTTGGTATAGCAGGAAATGCAGGACAATGTAATTATGCTGCTTCCAAAGCAGGAATAATAGGTTTCTCAAAATCAGCCGCTAGGGAATTAGCTTTAAGAAATATTAATGTTAACTGTATAGCACCTGGTTATATTGATACAGATATGACCAAGGTTTTGCCAGATAAAATAAAAGAAGAGGTATTAAAGAGTATCCCTATGAAAAAAATGGGTGAACCAAAGGATGTAGCTAATTTAGCATTATTCTTAGCATCAAATTTATCTGACTATATTACAGGTCAAGTTATAAATGTTGATGGCGGAATGGTTATGCTTTAA
- the acpP gene encoding acyl carrier protein — protein MVLEKIKEIIVDQLGVNEEDINLETSFIDDLGVDSLDLFQLVMEFEDAFGISVENPENIKTVGDAVKYIESAKGE, from the coding sequence ATGGTATTAGAAAAAATTAAGGAAATTATAGTAGATCAATTAGGTGTTAATGAGGAAGATATTAATTTAGAAACAAGTTTTATAGACGATTTAGGAGTGGATTCATTAGATTTATTTCAATTGGTAATGGAATTTGAAGATGCTTTTGGCATTAGTGTGGAAAATCCAGAAAATATTAAAACTGTAGGTGATGCAGTTAAATATATAGAAAGTGCAAAAGGGGAATAA
- the fabK gene encoding enoyl-[acyl-carrier-protein] reductase FabK, with protein sequence MNNRICNLLNIKYPILQGGMAWVADSSLAAAVSNAGGLGIIAGASAPAEVIREEIRKAKELTDKPFGVNIMLLSDNADALSDIVIEEGVKVVTTGAGNPGKYISKWKEAGIKVIPVVASVALAKRMERAGADAIVAEGCEAGGHIGKLTTMVLVPQVVDAVNIPVIAAGGIADGRGATAAFALGASGIQVGTRFLVAHECTIHDNYKEAVIKANDIDTVVTGRSTGHPVQVIKNQLAREYLKLEGKNAKVEELEELARGALRKAVKDGDVENGSLMAGQIAGMIKERQSCKEIIEEMFAEYETLRKNL encoded by the coding sequence ATGAATAATAGAATTTGTAATTTATTAAATATAAAATATCCAATACTTCAAGGGGGAATGGCATGGGTTGCCGACAGCTCCCTTGCTGCTGCTGTCTCAAATGCAGGTGGTCTTGGAATAATAGCAGGAGCTAGTGCCCCTGCAGAAGTAATAAGAGAAGAAATAAGGAAGGCAAAGGAATTAACAGATAAGCCTTTTGGTGTAAATATTATGCTGCTTTCAGATAATGCTGATGCTTTATCTGATATTGTAATTGAAGAAGGAGTTAAGGTTGTTACAACTGGTGCAGGAAATCCAGGAAAGTATATTTCTAAATGGAAAGAAGCAGGAATAAAGGTTATACCAGTTGTTGCATCAGTTGCGTTAGCAAAAAGAATGGAACGAGCAGGAGCAGATGCAATAGTTGCTGAAGGTTGTGAGGCTGGAGGCCATATAGGAAAACTAACAACAATGGTTTTAGTACCTCAAGTTGTTGATGCTGTCAATATTCCAGTAATAGCAGCTGGAGGAATTGCTGACGGAAGAGGAGCAACTGCTGCTTTCGCCTTAGGGGCAAGTGGTATTCAGGTAGGAACAAGATTTTTAGTTGCTCATGAATGTACTATCCATGATAACTATAAGGAAGCAGTAATAAAAGCTAATGATATAGATACAGTTGTAACTGGAAGAAGTACAGGTCATCCGGTTCAAGTTATTAAAAATCAACTTGCAAGAGAGTACTTAAAACTTGAGGGCAAGAATGCTAAGGTGGAAGAATTAGAAGAATTGGCAAGAGGAGCTCTTAGAAAAGCTGTAAAAGATGGAGATGTTGAAAATGGATCACTTATGGCTGGTCAAATTGCAGGAATGATTAAAGAAAGACAAAGCTGTAAGGAAATTATAGAAGAAATGTTTGCAGAATATGAAACTTTAAGAAAGAACCTTTAA
- the fabF gene encoding beta-ketoacyl-ACP synthase II, whose protein sequence is MKRRVVITGLGAVTPIGNTVESFWNAAKEGKNGIDKITLFNTENFKVKVAAEVKDFNPEEILGKKEAKRIDRYTQLALVAAKECMKDSGIELEKVDKERFGVIFGSGIGGLITMENQIRTLEVKGPNRIAPLTIPQSISNMAAGSIAIEFGLLGSCLSVTTACATSTHCIGEAYRSIKDGYLDRAIVGGSEASICEFGIGAFQSLTALSKSEDPNRASIPFDKDRNGFVMGEGAGAIILEDLESALTRGAKIYAEVVGYGTTCDAYHMTAPASDGEGAYRAMRDAIRDANIEAKDIGYLNAHGTSTKINDKVETLAIKKALGDYAKEVLVSSTKSMTGHLLGAAGAIEAIICIKALQDNFVPANINYVNHDEECDLNIVANVGKEVEIDYAMSNSLGFGGHNGTIIVKKWRGR, encoded by the coding sequence ATGAAAAGAAGAGTAGTTATAACGGGATTAGGAGCTGTAACTCCAATAGGTAATACTGTTGAGAGTTTTTGGAATGCAGCAAAAGAAGGTAAAAATGGAATAGATAAAATAACATTATTTAACACAGAGAATTTTAAAGTAAAAGTAGCAGCTGAAGTAAAAGATTTTAATCCAGAAGAAATTCTAGGAAAGAAAGAAGCTAAAAGAATAGACAGATACACTCAATTGGCATTAGTAGCAGCTAAGGAATGTATGAAAGATAGTGGAATAGAATTAGAAAAGGTAGATAAAGAAAGATTTGGAGTAATTTTTGGATCTGGTATCGGTGGATTAATTACTATGGAAAACCAAATTAGAACATTAGAAGTTAAAGGACCAAATAGAATTGCACCATTAACTATTCCTCAATCAATATCTAACATGGCTGCAGGAAGCATTGCTATAGAATTTGGACTTTTAGGCAGCTGTCTAAGTGTTACTACTGCATGTGCAACCTCAACTCATTGTATAGGAGAAGCTTATAGAAGCATAAAAGATGGATATTTAGATCGTGCAATTGTAGGAGGATCTGAAGCTTCTATATGTGAATTTGGAATAGGAGCCTTTCAATCTTTAACAGCTTTAAGTAAAAGTGAAGATCCTAATAGAGCATCTATACCATTTGATAAAGATAGAAATGGATTTGTTATGGGAGAAGGTGCTGGAGCTATAATTTTAGAAGATTTAGAAAGTGCGCTAACAAGAGGAGCCAAAATATATGCAGAAGTTGTAGGTTATGGAACAACTTGTGATGCATATCATATGACTGCACCTGCATCTGATGGAGAGGGAGCATATAGAGCTATGAGAGATGCAATTAGAGATGCAAATATAGAAGCAAAGGATATTGGTTATTTAAATGCTCATGGAACATCAACAAAAATAAATGATAAAGTTGAAACATTAGCAATTAAAAAAGCTTTAGGTGATTATGCAAAAGAGGTATTAGTAAGTTCTACTAAATCTATGACAGGTCATTTACTAGGAGCTGCAGGAGCAATAGAAGCAATAATTTGCATAAAGGCTTTACAAGACAATTTTGTACCAGCAAATATAAATTATGTAAATCATGACGAAGAATGTGATTTAAATATTGTAGCTAATGTTGGTAAAGAAGTGGAAATAGATTATGCCATGTCAAATTCTTTGGGCTTTGGTGGACATAATGGAACAATTATAGTTAAAAAGTGGAGGGGAAGATAA
- a CDS encoding YaaR family protein: MEVGRINRKEPIKAERKVISERKDFSQSFNQAKQRKSEEELRKMIDDIHKRGNRLVITKTYGDVIAYKKLIKEYLESILKFMYDTKKDVSFWQTQYFITVETIDQKLEELTAALLNGEVENLNIAASIDEIQGLIVDIYR, from the coding sequence ATGGAAGTAGGAAGGATAAATAGAAAAGAACCAATAAAGGCAGAAAGAAAAGTTATATCAGAAAGAAAAGATTTTTCTCAAAGTTTTAATCAAGCAAAGCAAAGAAAATCTGAAGAAGAATTAAGAAAGATGATTGATGATATTCATAAGAGGGGAAATAGATTAGTAATAACTAAAACTTATGGGGATGTTATTGCATATAAAAAGTTAATAAAAGAATATCTTGAATCAATTTTAAAATTTATGTATGATACTAAAAAGGATGTTAGCTTTTGGCAAACTCAATATTTTATAACTGTTGAAACAATAGATCAAAAATTAGAAGAATTAACAGCAGCCTTATTAAATGGAGAAGTAGAAAATTTAAATATTGCAGCTTCTATTGATGAAATTCAAGGGCTAATTGTAGATATATATCGATAA
- a CDS encoding ABC transporter ATP-binding protein produces the protein MLKKFISYYKPYKKLFFFDMTVALTASVCDLVYPMMTRTLVNDSIPNKNIRMLIVFAISLMAIYLIKAACNYFMQYYGHVMGVKMQGDMRNDMFLHLQKLPNSYFDNNKTGDLMSRMINDLMDVSELAHHGPEDLFISLVMIIGSFIILCTINIPLTVLIFAFIPFIVYFSMKQKNRMHDAFMETRVETSEVNSNLENSLAGIRVTKAFTAHSHELIKFKEGNEKFKKARARAYKVMAQYGSGVGFGINVLDYIVLIAGGVFTYFDLINLGDFFAYLLYIKLFTEPIKKLVSFMEQYQNGMTGFRRFLSIISEEAEKEKENSIELKNIEGKIEFNNVSFSYEDKLVLDGLNLKVEKGKMLALVGPSGGGKSTFCNLIPRFYDVAEGDILIDGTSIYDVTLESLRRNIGIVQQDVFLFTGTIKENILYGNHNATDKEVIEAAKKANIHDFIMSLPNGYDTYIGERGVKLSGGQKQRISIARVFLKNPPILILDEATSALDNATEYMIQKALEELCHGRTTIVVAHRLSTIKNADEIIVLTSEGIQERGNHESLLANNGIYKKLYQSQFKNLSIEDKEEILTA, from the coding sequence ATGTTAAAAAAGTTTATAAGTTATTATAAACCCTATAAAAAGTTATTTTTCTTTGATATGACTGTAGCTTTAACAGCATCAGTTTGTGATCTTGTTTATCCAATGATGACAAGAACTTTAGTAAATGATAGTATTCCCAATAAGAATATTAGAATGTTAATAGTATTTGCTATTTCATTAATGGCAATATATTTAATAAAAGCTGCATGCAATTATTTTATGCAATATTATGGTCATGTTATGGGAGTTAAGATGCAAGGAGACATGAGGAATGATATGTTCTTACATTTACAAAAACTTCCTAATTCATATTTTGATAATAATAAAACTGGTGATTTAATGAGTAGAATGATAAATGATTTAATGGATGTATCTGAACTCGCTCATCATGGCCCAGAGGACTTATTTATTTCTTTAGTAATGATTATAGGATCTTTTATTATTCTTTGTACAATAAATATACCATTAACAGTATTAATTTTTGCTTTTATTCCTTTTATTGTTTATTTTAGCATGAAACAAAAAAATAGAATGCATGATGCATTTATGGAAACAAGAGTTGAGACTTCAGAAGTAAATTCAAATCTGGAAAATTCACTAGCAGGTATTAGGGTTACAAAAGCTTTTACAGCTCATTCTCATGAATTAATAAAGTTTAAAGAAGGAAATGAGAAATTTAAGAAAGCAAGGGCTAGGGCTTATAAGGTTATGGCACAGTATGGATCTGGTGTAGGTTTCGGTATAAATGTTCTGGATTATATTGTACTTATTGCAGGTGGAGTTTTTACTTATTTTGATCTAATTAATTTAGGAGATTTTTTTGCCTATTTACTATATATTAAATTATTTACTGAGCCAATTAAAAAGTTAGTAAGTTTTATGGAGCAATACCAAAATGGTATGACAGGATTTAGAAGATTTTTATCAATAATTAGTGAAGAAGCTGAAAAAGAAAAAGAAAATAGTATTGAATTAAAGAATATTGAAGGAAAAATAGAATTTAATAATGTAAGTTTCAGTTATGAAGATAAGTTAGTTTTAGATGGATTAAATTTGAAAGTAGAAAAGGGTAAAATGCTTGCTTTAGTTGGACCATCAGGGGGCGGTAAATCGACTTTCTGTAATTTAATACCAAGGTTTTATGATGTAGCAGAAGGAGATATATTAATAGATGGTACAAGTATCTATGATGTTACATTAGAGTCTTTAAGAAGAAATATAGGAATAGTTCAACAAGATGTTTTTTTATTTACTGGTACAATAAAAGAAAACATATTATATGGCAATCATAATGCAACTGATAAAGAAGTAATTGAGGCTGCTAAAAAAGCAAATATTCATGATTTTATAATGAGTCTTCCTAATGGATATGATACATATATTGGTGAAAGAGGAGTTAAATTATCAGGTGGGCAAAAGCAAAGAATTTCAATTGCTAGAGTATTCTTAAAAAATCCACCAATACTAATATTAGATGAAGCTACTTCAGCTTTAGATAATGCTACAGAGTATATGATACAGAAAGCTTTAGAGGAACTTTGTCATGGAAGAACGACAATTGTTGTTGCTCATCGATTATCAACTATTAAGAATGCAGATGAAATAATTGTATTAACTTCAGAAGGAATACAAGAAAGAGGAAATCATGAAAGTTTACTAGCTAATAATGGAATATATAAGAAATTATATCAATCTCAATTTAAAAATTTATCAATAGAAGATAAAGAAGAAATATTGACTGCATAA
- a CDS encoding NAD(P)/FAD-dependent oxidoreductase, protein MYDIIIIGSGPAGLSAAINAKIRNKSFKIFGNKNLSNKLDKAPKVNNYLGFYGISGKEIRSKFEEHINEMEIQITEERVNNVYAMGNYFAVMVNEKVYEAKTVILATGVEYGKYLEGEKEYLGKGVGYCATCDAPLYKGKTVTIIAYNEEAEEEANFVCELAKKVYYVPMYKGNFDLNSSIDIIKDEPIKISGELKVKKLILKASEIETDGIFIIRDSLSPSELMPGLKIEGNHIAVNRQMETNISGCFAAGDCIGKPYQYIKAAGEGNIAALSAVKYLNLIE, encoded by the coding sequence ATGTACGATATTATAATAATTGGTAGTGGCCCAGCTGGATTATCGGCTGCTATAAATGCCAAAATAAGAAACAAAAGCTTTAAGATTTTTGGAAATAAGAATTTAAGTAATAAATTAGATAAAGCTCCTAAAGTGAATAACTATTTGGGTTTTTATGGAATAAGCGGTAAGGAAATTAGAAGTAAGTTTGAAGAACATATAAATGAGATGGAGATTCAAATTACAGAAGAGAGAGTAAATAATGTTTATGCTATGGGTAATTATTTTGCAGTTATGGTAAATGAAAAAGTTTATGAAGCAAAAACTGTTATCTTAGCAACAGGAGTAGAATATGGCAAGTACCTTGAGGGGGAAAAAGAATATTTAGGTAAAGGTGTTGGCTATTGTGCAACTTGTGATGCACCTCTTTATAAAGGAAAGACTGTAACAATTATAGCTTATAATGAGGAAGCAGAAGAGGAAGCTAACTTTGTATGTGAACTAGCCAAAAAGGTTTATTATGTTCCAATGTATAAAGGAAATTTTGATTTAAATAGCAGTATAGATATTATTAAAGATGAACCAATAAAAATATCAGGAGAATTAAAGGTTAAAAAGTTAATTTTAAAAGCTTCTGAAATAGAAACTGACGGAATTTTCATAATAAGAGATTCTTTATCACCTTCAGAATTAATGCCAGGCTTAAAAATTGAAGGGAATCATATAGCGGTTAATAGGCAAATGGAAACTAATATATCTGGCTGTTTTGCGGCAGGAGACTGTATAGGAAAGCCATACCAATATATTAAAGCAGCAGGAGAAGGTAATATAGCAGCATTAAGCGCTGTAAAATATCTTAATTTAATTGAATAA
- the accB gene encoding acetyl-CoA carboxylase biotin carboxyl carrier protein produces MLNYDQIQELIKSIDASSLRVFELELQGTKLRLSKNNETFKESVKEIKEEIENYESIPGASINKEETKEDIKIDSKKEENLKVVKSPLVGTYYSSPAPGEKPYVEVGSKVKKGDVLCIVEAMKIMNEITSDYDGEIVEILRRDEDIIEYGMELFKIR; encoded by the coding sequence ATGTTGAATTATGATCAAATACAAGAGCTGATTAAATCAATAGATGCTTCTTCTCTTAGAGTGTTCGAATTAGAGCTTCAAGGAACTAAATTAAGACTTAGTAAAAATAATGAAACTTTCAAGGAAAGCGTTAAAGAAATTAAAGAAGAAATAGAAAATTATGAAAGCATTCCTGGTGCAAGTATTAATAAAGAAGAGACAAAAGAAGATATTAAAATAGATAGTAAAAAGGAAGAAAATTTAAAAGTTGTAAAATCACCTTTAGTGGGAACCTACTATTCTTCTCCAGCTCCAGGAGAGAAACCATATGTAGAAGTTGGAAGCAAAGTTAAAAAAGGTGATGTTCTTTGTATAGTAGAAGCAATGAAAATAATGAATGAGATAACTTCTGATTATGATGGTGAAATAGTAGAAATTTTAAGAAGAGATGAAGACATAATTGAGTATGGAATGGAATTATTTAAAATAAGGTAG
- the fabD gene encoding ACP S-malonyltransferase, producing the protein MKTAFIFAGQGSQYIGMGKELYDNISKSKEVFDKANDILGFDIKDLIFCGEKEQLDITENTQPAVLITSIAAKEALEEKGIKADVVAGLSLGEYSALVASKALSFEEAVSLVKKRGRYMQEAVPIGVGSMVAVIGLPLEKIKLALEKAREKGVVEISNYNTNNQIVIGGEKEAVDLARELCLEAGAKRAIELKVSGPFHTSLLDDASIKLKEELENINFNKPNIQIISNVTADFINDANEIKPLLFKQVKSSVRWSETIEKMFEIGVDTFIELGPGRVLSSFVKEISREKGIKVKVFNVEDLKSLNKTLEGIGL; encoded by the coding sequence ATGAAAACAGCATTTATTTTTGCAGGGCAAGGCTCTCAATATATAGGAATGGGAAAAGAATTATACGATAATATTTCAAAATCTAAAGAAGTATTTGATAAAGCAAATGATATTCTAGGATTTGATATAAAAGATCTGATATTTTGTGGAGAAAAAGAGCAATTAGATATTACAGAAAATACTCAACCAGCTGTATTAATCACTTCAATAGCAGCTAAAGAAGCTCTTGAAGAAAAAGGTATAAAAGCAGATGTTGTTGCTGGCTTAAGTCTTGGTGAATATTCAGCATTAGTAGCTTCAAAAGCTTTAAGTTTTGAAGAAGCTGTTTCATTAGTTAAAAAGAGAGGAAGATATATGCAGGAGGCAGTTCCAATTGGAGTTGGCTCTATGGTTGCTGTAATAGGTTTACCTTTAGAAAAAATAAAACTTGCTTTAGAGAAAGCAAGAGAAAAAGGAGTAGTAGAAATTTCTAATTACAATACCAATAATCAAATTGTAATTGGAGGAGAAAAAGAAGCTGTTGATTTAGCAAGAGAATTATGTTTAGAGGCTGGTGCTAAAAGAGCGATTGAGTTAAAAGTATCAGGGCCTTTTCATACATCATTACTTGATGATGCTTCAATTAAACTTAAAGAAGAGTTAGAAAATATTAATTTTAATAAACCTAATATTCAAATTATATCTAATGTAACAGCAGATTTTATAAATGATGCTAATGAGATTAAACCCCTTCTTTTTAAGCAGGTGAAATCATCTGTTAGATGGAGTGAAACAATTGAAAAGATGTTTGAAATAGGGGTTGATACTTTTATAGAGCTTGGACCAGGGAGAGTATTAAGCAGTTTTGTAAAAGAAATTAGTAGAGAAAAGGGAATTAAAGTTAAAGTTTTTAATGTTGAAGATTTGAAATCTTTAAATAAAACTTTGGAAGGGATAGGTTTATAA
- a CDS encoding biotin transporter BioY, which yields MNLKVSDKVLISVFAALTAVGAFIRIPIPFVPFTLQFFFCSISGILLGAKKGALSQIIYVSIGLIGLPVFTKGGGPQYILEPTFGYLVGLIFSAYIIGKIAEKNKKDLKNVFLANIAGIIVIYLIGVPYFYFINNFYLGTNMPINLAIYYGCFITLPGDIIKSLITTVVGVNIASKINIRVA from the coding sequence TTGAATTTAAAAGTAAGCGATAAGGTATTAATTTCAGTTTTTGCAGCATTAACAGCTGTTGGAGCATTTATTAGAATTCCAATCCCTTTTGTTCCTTTTACTCTTCAATTTTTCTTTTGTAGTATAAGCGGGATTTTATTAGGAGCTAAGAAGGGTGCTTTATCGCAAATTATTTATGTTTCAATAGGACTTATAGGATTACCTGTATTTACAAAAGGGGGAGGTCCTCAATATATTTTGGAACCTACCTTTGGTTATTTAGTTGGACTTATATTTTCGGCATATATAATCGGGAAGATAGCTGAAAAAAACAAAAAAGATCTTAAGAATGTTTTTTTGGCAAATATAGCAGGCATAATAGTAATTTATCTTATAGGAGTTCCATATTTTTATTTCATTAATAACTTCTATTTAGGAACTAACATGCCTATTAATTTAGCTATATATTATGGATGCTTTATTACTTTGCCTGGAGATATAATTAAATCATTAATTACAACAGTAGTAGGCGTTAATATAGCTTCTAAAATTAACATAAGAGTAGCTTAA
- a CDS encoding beta-ketoacyl-ACP synthase III: protein MKGVRIVGFGHYCPENIVTNKDLENIVDTSDDWIIKRTGIKERRISNGEGTVELAYKAALEALKNCNLSSEDIDLIIVSTISPDRMMPSTACSVQGLLGCNNAAAFDLSAACSGFVYSILTASSLLKATDKKRALVIGAETLSKIIDWSDRSTCVLFGDGAGAAILEVSDEEDGIISTCFYADGKQGETSLVAGELELNTPFAKEAMAENMYMTMNGREVFRFAVTVLPSIVNELLEKAGESIENIKYIVPHQANYRIISEASRRLRVKDDKFYVNVDKYGNTSGASVPIALSELLEKGLIKRGDKIILAAFGGGLTWAGALIKL from the coding sequence ATGAAGGGAGTAAGAATAGTTGGTTTTGGCCATTACTGTCCTGAAAACATTGTTACCAATAAAGACTTAGAAAATATAGTAGATACAAGTGATGATTGGATAATAAAAAGAACTGGCATAAAGGAAAGAAGAATATCTAATGGTGAAGGAACTGTTGAATTAGCATATAAAGCTGCATTAGAAGCATTAAAAAATTGTAATTTAAGCAGTGAGGATATTGATTTAATAATAGTATCAACAATTTCACCAGATAGAATGATGCCGTCTACAGCTTGTAGTGTTCAGGGGCTTTTAGGGTGCAATAATGCTGCTGCTTTTGATTTATCAGCAGCTTGTTCAGGGTTCGTATATTCCATACTTACAGCATCTAGTTTGTTAAAAGCAACAGATAAAAAAAGAGCTTTAGTAATTGGAGCAGAAACATTATCTAAAATTATAGATTGGAGTGACAGAAGTACCTGTGTATTATTTGGAGATGGAGCTGGTGCTGCAATACTTGAAGTTTCTGATGAGGAAGATGGAATAATAAGTACATGTTTTTATGCTGATGGAAAACAAGGAGAAACTAGTTTGGTAGCTGGAGAGCTAGAACTTAATACACCTTTTGCAAAAGAAGCTATGGCTGAAAATATGTATATGACTATGAATGGCCGTGAAGTATTTAGGTTTGCAGTAACAGTACTGCCAAGTATAGTTAATGAATTGCTAGAAAAGGCTGGTGAGAGCATTGAAAATATTAAATATATTGTTCCTCATCAAGCAAATTATAGAATAATAAGTGAAGCTTCTAGAAGACTTAGAGTAAAAGATGATAAATTTTATGTTAATGTGGATAAATATGGGAATACATCAGGAGCAAGTGTTCCAATAGCTTTAAGTGAACTTTTAGAAAAAGGATTAATAAAAAGAGGAGATAAAATAATATTGGCAGCCTTCGGTGGAGGATTAACCTGGGCTGGAGCATTAATTAAACTTTAG
- a CDS encoding NAD(P)H-dependent flavin oxidoreductase — MKIKPLIIGDLVAKIPIIQGGMGVGVSLSNLAGSVAKHGAIGVISAAHPGYLEEDFEKNTLEANLRGLYKHIKRAKEISSKGIIGVNIMVAINNYAEHVKAAIAAGADLIISGAGLPLKLPEITKGSAIKIAPIVSSRKAVKVILNYWKKHSNRTADAVIIEGPNAGGHLGFNTNNIEKEINNFDNNILDIIDEIKLFEKEFNTKIPVIVAGGVFNHEDVLKYLNLGANGVQVATKFVATEECDAHPNFKEAYIKCKKDDIKLTVSPVGMPGRAIKNKFLEKLEKERIKISKCYNCLIPCNPSSTPYCITSALINAVKGDLDNGLIFCGSNAYKINKISTVKEVIDELMGE; from the coding sequence ATGAAGATAAAACCATTAATAATCGGAGATTTAGTAGCTAAAATCCCAATAATTCAAGGAGGGATGGGGGTTGGTGTATCTCTATCTAATCTTGCTGGAAGCGTTGCAAAACATGGTGCTATTGGTGTAATTTCTGCAGCGCATCCAGGATACTTGGAAGAGGATTTCGAGAAAAATACCCTTGAAGCAAATCTTCGCGGTCTATATAAACATATAAAAAGAGCGAAAGAAATCAGTTCCAAAGGAATAATTGGTGTTAATATTATGGTTGCAATAAACAACTATGCAGAGCATGTTAAAGCTGCCATTGCTGCTGGTGCAGACTTAATAATATCTGGTGCTGGTCTTCCATTAAAATTACCTGAAATTACAAAAGGAAGTGCAATTAAAATAGCCCCTATTGTTTCCTCTAGAAAAGCCGTAAAAGTGATTTTAAACTACTGGAAAAAACATTCAAATAGAACCGCTGATGCAGTAATTATAGAAGGCCCCAATGCAGGAGGACACCTTGGATTTAATACTAATAATATTGAAAAGGAAATAAATAATTTTGATAATAATATTTTAGATATTATAGATGAAATTAAACTTTTCGAAAAAGAGTTTAATACTAAAATACCTGTAATAGTTGCAGGGGGAGTATTTAATCATGAAGATGTACTAAAATATTTAAATCTTGGAGCAAATGGAGTTCAAGTGGCTACAAAGTTTGTAGCCACAGAAGAATGTGATGCTCATCCTAATTTTAAAGAAGCTTATATAAAATGCAAGAAAGATGATATTAAACTTACTGTAAGTCCTGTTGGAATGCCGGGAAGGGCTATTAAAAATAAATTTTTAGAAAAGCTCGAAAAAGAAAGAATAAAAATAAGTAAATGTTACAACTGCTTAATTCCATGTAATCCTTCTTCTACACCATATTGCATCACTTCTGCCCTCATTAATGCTGTGAAAGGCGATTTAGATAATGGATTAATTTTCTGTGGAAGTAATGCATATAAGATAAATAAAATATCTACTGTTAAAGAAGTTATAGATGAACTTATGGGAGAATAA
- the trxA gene encoding thioredoxin, translating into MIKDLNAKDFETEVLKNNGLVVVDFWANWCGPCKMMAPVLESVSEEFKEVSFTKVDVDQNGALADQYDILSIPTLLIFKDGNFLDKLVGFTPKEVLIEKIKKNL; encoded by the coding sequence ATGATCAAAGATTTAAATGCTAAAGATTTTGAAACTGAAGTATTAAAAAATAACGGATTAGTTGTAGTTGACTTTTGGGCAAATTGGTGTGGACCCTGTAAAATGATGGCTCCTGTATTAGAAAGTGTATCTGAAGAATTCAAGGAAGTAAGCTTTACTAAAGTAGATGTAGATCAAAATGGAGCTTTAGCAGACCAATATGATATTTTAAGTATTCCAACTTTACTTATTTTTAAAGATGGAAATTTTTTAGATAAATTAGTTGGATTTACTCCCAAAGAAGTATTAATAGAAAAAATTAAAAAGAATTTATAA